In Mesoplodon densirostris isolate mMesDen1 chromosome 5, mMesDen1 primary haplotype, whole genome shotgun sequence, a single window of DNA contains:
- the ABHD10 gene encoding palmitoyl-protein thioesterase ABHD10, mitochondrial: MRQGSDYFNSQAYKELKQTEKGRRSGECSIPLQAFIQAGLRSDLRTTAGTRQNCQGVRTTCNAASLALYVSAPYCHLDDEMVSYLGTMGGVPLLASSPGVSTHRESSLPRALETSQTHRPNLPDRTAQQRKAWKSDDALRMCALRGSKLGQAPFTKLRLAGGGACASSVSGGRACLCRSARGAGAVGKMARVGLDAWVRCRRWGWMAISFGFHRGLSTLLAPKAERAPRWLPACRQKTSISFLSRPDLPNLAYKRLKGKSPGIIFIPGYISNMNGTKALAIEEFCKSLGHAYIRFDYSGVGNSDGNLEECTVGKWRKDVLSIIDDLAEGPQILVGSSLGGWLMLHAAIARPQKVVALVGIATAVDSLVTQFNQLPVEAKKEIEMKGVWSMPSKYSEDGVYRIQYSVIKEAEHHCLLRGPIPVSCPVRLLHGMKDDIVPWPTSMQVADRVVSTDVDVILRKNSDHRMKEKADIQLLVYTIDDLIDKLSTVVN; the protein is encoded by the exons ATGAGACAGGGGTCAGATTATTTCAACAGTCAGGCATACAAAGAgctaaaacaaactgaaaaagggCGGAGGAGCGGCGAATGTTCGATTCCACTCCAGGCGTTTATACAAGCAGGATTAAGGTCAGATCTTCGAACCACTGCCGGTACACGTCAAAACTGTCAGGGCGTGAGAACTACTTGTAACGCAGCAAGCCTAGCACTTTATGTTTCAGCTCCCTACTGTCATCTGGATGATGAGATGGTTTCCTACCTAGGAACGATGGGTGGGGTTCCTCTCCTCGCTTCCAGTCCAGGGGTATCTACCCACCGAGAAAGCAGCCTACCGAGGGCGCTCGAAACATCCCAAACTCACAGACCGAACCTGCCCGACAGAACAGCCCAACAGCGAAAGGCTTGGAAGAGCGACGACGCTCTGCGCATGTGCGCTCTCCGGGGGTCGAAACTCGGACAGGCGCCGTTTACCAAGTTGCGTCTAGCAGGGGGCGGTGCTTGCGCAAGCTCAGTTTCTGGGGGCCGTGCGTGTCTCTGTAGGTCGGCGCGGGGCGCAGGGGCCGTTGGGAAGATGGCGAGGGTGGGTCTGGACGCTTGGGTACGTTGCCGCAGGTGGGGCTGGATGGCCATCTCCTTCGGCTTCCACCGTGGGCTCAGCACGTTACTTGCACCGAAGGCCGAGCGGGCGCCACGGTGGCTCCCAG CTTGCAGACAAAAGACATCAATCTCTTTCCTTAGTCGACCAGACCTTCCAAACCTGGCTTATAAGAGGCTAAAAGGCAAAAGTCCAGGAATTATCTTCATCCCTGGCTATATTTCTAATATGAATGGTACAAAAGCATTGGCGATTGAGGAGTTTTGCAAATCTCTAGGTCACGCCTATATAAG gtTTGATTACTCAGGAGTTGGAAATTCAGATGGTAACTTAGAAGAATGCACAgtgggaaaatggagaaaagatgttCTTTCTATAATTGATGACTTAGCTGAAGGACCACag atactAGTTGGATCTAGCCTCGGTGGATGGCTTATGCTTCATGCTGCAATCGCACGGCCACAAAAGGTTGTTGCTCTTGTTGGCATAGCGACAGCTGTGGATAGCCTGGTGACACAGTTTAATCAGCTTCCTGTTGAG GcaaaaaaggaaatagagatgAAAGGTGTGTGGTCCATGCCATCAAAATACAGTGAAGACGGAGTTTATCGCATTCAGTACAGTGTCATTAAAGAAGCAGAGCACCACTGCTTGTTACGTGGTCCCATTCCTGTGAGCTGCCCTGTaaggttgctccacggcatgaaGGATGACATTGTACCCTGGCCCACGTCCATGCAGGTTGCTGACCGAGTAGTCAGCACAGATGTAGACGTCATCCTCCGAAAGAATAGTGATCACCGAATGAAGGAAAAAGCGGACATTCAACTTCTGGTTTACACTATTGATGACTTAATTGATAAGCTTTCAACTGTAGTTAACTAG